The following proteins are encoded in a genomic region of Porphyrobacter sp. CACIAM 03H1:
- the leuA gene encoding 2-isopropylmalate synthase, whose protein sequence is MPMLKEPSAKYRPFGQIDLPNRQWPSKLIERAPRWLSTDLRDGNQSIIDPMDAVKKRRFFDLLVEIGLKEIEIGFPSAGATEFDFISGLVQSDAIPDDVIVQVLTQSREDLIRTSFASLEGARAAIVHLYNAVSPAWRDIVFRMSREEVKAIAVAGAKVMRDEAARYPGTDWHFQYSPETFSTAELDFSIEVCAAVMEVLQPNPEHPIILNLPATVEAATPNIYADQIEYFARHLPNRDSAVISLHTHNDRGTGVAAAELGLMAGADRVEGCLFGNGERTGNCCLVTMALNLYTQGVDPKLDFSDIDRVIETVTYCNDLPVHQRHPYGGELVYTAFSGSHQDAIKKGFEARETQNDELWRVPYLPIDPADLGRSYEAVIRVNSQSGKGGFAWVLEKDQGLKLPKKMQADFSKHVQRMADELGRELNAADIWDAFRRAYHVKIHPKHFQLVRYEESRAADGTRIFAGTIAVDGQERSVSGRGNGLISSVMGTLREAFGVELEVVDYTEHALGAGTDARAAAYLECRDPQGRTIWGCGIDEDIATASVRAVLSAANTAVASAPA, encoded by the coding sequence ATGCCCATGCTCAAAGAGCCTTCCGCCAAGTATCGCCCGTTCGGGCAGATCGACCTGCCGAACCGCCAGTGGCCCTCAAAGCTGATCGAGCGCGCGCCGCGCTGGCTCTCGACCGACCTGCGCGACGGCAACCAGTCCATCATCGATCCCATGGACGCGGTGAAGAAGCGCCGCTTCTTCGACCTGCTGGTCGAGATCGGCCTCAAGGAAATCGAGATCGGATTCCCCAGCGCAGGCGCGACCGAGTTCGACTTCATCTCCGGCCTCGTGCAGTCGGATGCCATCCCCGATGACGTGATCGTGCAGGTCCTCACGCAAAGCCGCGAGGACCTGATCCGCACCTCCTTCGCCAGCCTCGAAGGCGCGAGGGCGGCGATCGTCCACCTCTACAACGCCGTCAGCCCTGCCTGGCGCGACATCGTCTTCCGCATGAGCCGTGAGGAAGTGAAGGCCATCGCCGTCGCCGGCGCGAAGGTGATGCGCGACGAGGCCGCACGCTATCCAGGCACCGACTGGCACTTCCAGTATTCGCCGGAGACCTTCTCCACCGCCGAACTCGATTTCTCGATCGAGGTCTGCGCGGCGGTGATGGAAGTGCTCCAGCCCAACCCCGAACACCCGATCATCCTCAACCTGCCCGCCACGGTCGAGGCAGCGACGCCCAATATTTACGCCGACCAGATCGAGTATTTCGCCCGCCACCTGCCGAACCGCGATAGCGCGGTGATCTCGCTCCACACCCACAACGACCGCGGCACCGGCGTGGCGGCGGCGGAGCTGGGCCTGATGGCGGGCGCCGACCGCGTGGAAGGCTGCCTGTTCGGCAATGGCGAGCGCACCGGCAATTGCTGCCTCGTGACGATGGCGCTGAACCTCTACACGCAAGGGGTTGATCCGAAACTGGACTTCTCGGACATCGATCGGGTGATCGAGACGGTCACCTATTGCAACGACCTCCCCGTCCATCAGCGCCACCCCTATGGCGGGGAACTGGTCTACACCGCCTTCAGCGGCAGCCACCAGGACGCGATCAAGAAGGGCTTCGAGGCGCGCGAGACGCAGAACGACGAGCTCTGGCGCGTGCCCTACCTGCCCATCGATCCGGCCGATCTCGGGCGCTCTTACGAAGCGGTGATCCGGGTCAATTCGCAATCTGGCAAGGGCGGCTTTGCCTGGGTGCTGGAGAAGGACCAGGGGCTGAAACTCCCCAAGAAGATGCAGGCCGATTTCTCGAAGCACGTCCAGCGCATGGCCGACGAACTGGGCCGCGAACTGAACGCCGCCGACATCTGGGACGCCTTCCGCCGCGCCTACCACGTCAAGATCCACCCCAAGCACTTCCAGCTGGTGCGTTACGAGGAAAGCCGCGCCGCCGACGGCACGCGAATCTTCGCCGGGACCATCGCGGTCGACGGGCAGGAGCGCAGCGTCTCCGGGCGCGGCAACGGCCTCATCTCGAGCGTCATGGGCACCCTGCGCGAGGCCTTCGGCGTGGAGCTCGAAGTCGTCGACTACACCGAACACGCGCTCGGCGCAGGCACGGATGCGCGGGCGGCGGCCTATCTCGAATGCCGCGATCCCCAAGGGCGGACCATCTGGGGCTGCGGCATCGACGAGGACATCGCAACGGCCAGCGTGCGCGCGGTGCTCTCGGCGGCGAACACGGCTGTGGCTTCCGCCCCCGCCTGA
- a CDS encoding alpha-hydroxy acid oxidase: protein MRLADCHNIDDFRKLARARLPFPVFDYIDGAADDELTKARNTAAFAGVDLVPDVLAGVETIDTSCTILGRRSALPLMLSPTAVQRAFHWQGETAVAKAAERFGLWFGISSLATRSIEEIAALTSGPKLFQLYVHKDKGLNASMIQRCQAAQFDALALTVDTIVSGKRERCLRSGFTTPPRFTPRAVWSYATRPKWTLDYVLREKFRLPNLDTHVAEGTGKAVSIAEYFNTMLDTAMDWDTAAKIRQDWGGTFVLKGVMSAGDARRAVEIGADAIMISNHGGRQLDGSRAPFDQLPEIVDAVGGRIEIICDGGIRRGTHVLKALCSGATAASGGRLYLYALAAAGQDGVERALGILRDEIERGMRLMGVTRLEQLTSDRIRRRN from the coding sequence ATGCGCCTTGCCGACTGCCACAACATCGACGATTTCCGGAAGCTCGCGCGCGCGCGGCTGCCCTTTCCCGTGTTCGACTACATCGACGGAGCGGCGGACGACGAGCTGACCAAGGCGCGCAACACCGCCGCCTTCGCGGGGGTCGATCTGGTGCCCGACGTGCTGGCGGGGGTCGAGACGATCGACACCTCCTGCACCATCCTCGGTCGAAGGTCAGCGCTGCCCCTGATGCTCTCGCCCACCGCCGTCCAGCGCGCCTTCCACTGGCAGGGGGAGACGGCGGTGGCGAAGGCGGCGGAGAGGTTCGGCCTGTGGTTCGGCATCTCCAGCCTCGCCACGCGCAGCATCGAGGAAATCGCCGCGCTCACCAGCGGACCCAAGCTGTTCCAGCTCTACGTCCACAAGGACAAGGGGCTGAACGCGAGCATGATCCAGCGTTGCCAGGCGGCGCAGTTCGACGCGCTGGCGCTGACGGTCGACACCATCGTCTCGGGCAAGCGCGAGCGGTGCCTGCGCAGCGGCTTCACCACCCCGCCGCGCTTCACCCCACGCGCGGTGTGGAGCTATGCGACCCGGCCCAAGTGGACGCTCGACTACGTGCTACGCGAGAAGTTCCGCCTGCCCAATCTCGACACCCACGTCGCCGAGGGCACCGGCAAGGCGGTGAGCATCGCCGAATATTTCAACACCATGCTCGACACCGCGATGGACTGGGATACCGCCGCCAAGATCCGGCAGGACTGGGGCGGCACCTTCGTCCTGAAAGGCGTGATGAGCGCGGGCGACGCGCGCCGGGCTGTGGAGATCGGCGCCGATGCGATCATGATCTCGAACCACGGCGGGCGGCAACTTGACGGGAGCCGCGCCCCCTTCGACCAGCTACCAGAGATCGTCGATGCGGTCGGCGGACGGATCGAGATCATTTGCGATGGTGGCATCCGGCGCGGCACCCATGTCCTGAAGGCGTTATGCAGCGGGGCGACGGCGGCATCGGGCGGGCGGCTCTATCTCTATGCGCTCGCAGCGGCAGGGCAGGACGGGGTCGAGCGCGCGCTCGGCATCCTCAGGGACGAAATCGAGCGGGGCATGCGGCTGATGGGGGTGACGCGGCTCGAACAGCTGACGTCCGACCGCATCCGCAGGCGCAACTAA